The genomic interval TGTGCCATAGTAGAATCAGATGAATTACCTTGCATCTGATTCATATCACTGTGTCTATTTTTTGAGTAGGCAATAATAAAAACTCGGACCTAAATGCTTTCAGATagtgtaaaatgtaattgtacaaTGTATTGTGCTAAACAACAtagtataaaaataataaacataaaaaattctattgagaataaaaaaaagtacaaatattgAACATTTAAAGGCTGTTCACTGATGACATGGTCACAGCATCTGTCCATCAGGAATAGAGCAAGTTGGAGCAAGTTTAGGAATGAGCAACTGGGGTGGCTGACTTGTTAACAGACCCATATCCTACACTTTTCTtgcatgttattttattttgttctgtaaGGTCCATTTGTAACTCTTATACAGTTTACATATCACAAACAGTCATAATGCATTTATACTTGACCATTTTACAAACTCTCTTGAATTAAACAAGctgattttgttttgatttgattttgaagaCTGAGCAGTTGTAGGCTAAATccatgtatatatttaaatgcattggttttcaTAACATCACTAAAACATAATTCAGAtcaggctgtttctgcagcttggTGTCCATAAATGGCTTATTTCATAAAAGTGACAGAAAGTCCATGAAATGGgctctgtcatcaggagatcacaagtttgatccctggtgatgctgcagccgtctgtagccaggagtccaagagagcacagttggcctcgctgtctgtgggtgggtaggatggccctccccccccccccccccccatcactcaatgtgatactagtcagtgcaggtgtctgttagctgacgtaacagatctggcggttggtgctttcctccgagcgtggtcggctgtcccgtgacgttcgaaaagaagtggtggctgctttcacaggtctcggaggaagcctgtgaaGCCatcaccctcctagtgttggtagcatcgtgtgattgggggagacCTAACTACATAAAAGTGACAGAAAGTCCATGAAATGGGCTCTTTAAATAAtgaccagaggtggacgaagtacacaaatcatgtacttgagttaaagtagagatacccaagttaaaatattactccagtaaaagtagaagtcctagTAGAAGTGCTCCCAAATTtgacgctgctgtgctgacatagaaccgtgtgctgcactgggtcggtatgaccaacaggccaaaacaagctcagaacaaagtgaccgctgtgacctgattggtgctctggctttgcgcttctttcgttttgacatgttacgtttttatacacaaagaaaccaaaaggaacgacagatttcttaaaatgtaggaggaaaaagtcggatattagactctgaaatgtagtggagtgaaagtaaaaagtcgcccaataatggaaaaacttgagtaaagtacagatacaggaaaaaactacttaagtacagtaactaattacatttacttagttactgtccaccactgataatgACGTAGGTAATATTCTACATTAGGTACTAAAGGTTTTGGGGAAACAGCTAATATGAagacagtgtttacatgctTCTGAGAAACATACCCCTGGATTAGATCTCACAGGTGATGCTGATTATCCATTTTAATCTCTGCTTAGTCTTAATCTGTTATGGGAAGCTACTGTTCCTTAAAGAGATTTAAATCTATTAAACATTTGGGTTTTAAGTTAGAAAATGTAGGCAGCTGGAACAAAATCCTACAGCAGATTTTTGACTTTCTAAACCTGAAGCTTCCAGCACTGGGGTAGAATACTTTTAGTCAACATCTGCTGCGTCTCCTCAGATTCCGGTCAGGATTCCGGCAAGCATTCCGTTGGTGTCCACTCGTCAAGGTCTCAGAGGAGGACAACATGGAGCTGCAGCGCATGAGAACCTTCCGGACCACCCGCAGCTATCGCACGGAGACCACCAGCATGATGTCCCGGAACCATGCTAATGCTCTGGAGGACGCCACGCCCAAGCTGATCAAATCCTAGGTTCACTTGAATGAAGACTCCAGACagctcagagtgagagagggaccTCCTGCAGCCTGGCACACTCACATCACCACCAAATACCTCACTAAGGAGTTTGAACGCTGCTCCTGTTGAGTTCTATAGGGCTGTTGTTCAGCTGGAGTAGAAGGGTACTCCCATGGCATAAGCACTAAGTCTTAATTGTCACTGTTCTTTGTTGTGGTTGGTTATTTTAAGTGTGCCACCTGGTTTTGTCGATCATTATGTGCGAATAGGTGAATTGCTCAAGCTGTAAATACTGCCTCAGTGTGAGGTGGCAGCTCTCATTATAAAAAGCAACTGCTTGAGAGGTGAGATGTGAAGATCCAGTAGATCAAACACCTCTTAACAGTTTTTTTAGCCAGGCATCTGTGCCTCAGGTCAAGTATTGCTATAAAGCAGGACAAGGCAACACGTAGTGTAGATACATTTACAATGGTGTTAGGTTGACAGTGTAAGGgaaaggaggaggaaaagggaTCGCTTGATGTAGATGAAACTGCTCTTTGTGAGTTTATAACACCTGAAGTAAGTGCTCATATAGGCCAAAGCTCACTGCAATTGTACATACAGTGTCGTCTGTGACTGTCTGAACAGTATTTCAATTGTGTTGTTGTGGTGTTGGACTCCAACACCTTGAATTTGAAATTAATCAGTGACTGTGCAgaatttcagctttaatttgatcATACAGTATATGCATGTATATCGGCTGAACCATGTAGGAATTAAAGGCCTTTTTATCCTTAGTCTTCCCATTTTAGGATAAAATTACCTGGACTGTTTCTTGGCCAGTTGTGTGTGCTTTCTTTAGTTCATGCAAAAGAGAGCTAACAAAAAAGTCTGTTATCATTGCTTCAGTGGCAGTAAAGCAGGTCATCCTGaagctgaaataagcagaattaatcaatcagccaaaatattaaacatgttaATAGATGATTATGAAGCTAGAACATATTGGTAAGTTCAGCATTGGCAAAACAAGTTGACCGCAGTAATGGATGATTGAAGAATCATGAAGAACAAAAACCCATTTCAGCTGTCAAACAGATCAAGAGCGCCTCTCAGAGATGTGTCAAAGAACACCACAGAGAGAAGAACACACAAGCAGGACACCAGGGGTTTATCACAACATGCATATGCCTTTAGAACAGAAAGGCTTGGGTACTCTTCGCTTGAGACAAAGTTAGATGGACAGATGGGGACTGACAGAGTGTCAGAGTGATGAAATGAGGAAAGTAAGGAAGAAAAAGGAACTGCTTCAGCTGTGAAACCCGTCGGGCTTCTTCACTGAAGATGAATTCCAAACTGCACAGTAAGGcttataagttaagtgatacttttttaatcccacaaacggggaaattccacctccgcatttaacccatccgtgaagtgaaacaccacatacacactagtgaatacacacacactagggggcagtgagcacacttgcccagagcggtgggcagccctatccacggcacccagggagcagttgagggttaggtgtcttgctcaaggacacctcagtcatggactgtcggtgctggagatcgaaccggcacagggccagttccctaacctgcagcccacaactgccccgtATTATAAACACGTTTATGTCTAAACCAAACCTACTAAAACTCAAACGACCCAAAATGTACTGCTAAAGCATCTGTGGAGTTGTTTCAGGACCAAAGAGTAGAATGTCAAGTAACTCACCTAACCTAATCCCCAGTGAGGACCCATTTCACTCGCTGAAGACTGAACCCCCAAAATAAGCAGCAAGGGCCAGTTTGatctttaaatgttcaaaaaattTGATTTGTCTCTGATTCACTCAgtatgcactcttaaaaaaatatctcttcaaggtttctttagtaaattaaatggttctgtttagaaccatgagttctatatagaactatttcagGCTGGAATGGttctttcttcagattgatggagaatgagttaTATATggttatatagcaccaaaagggttctgcttttgCTATGATGTCAAAATGTAATGatagaagaatgctttttggtgccatatagaaccattttgaaaatgttctatatagaaccacagatGTAAATCCTCTCAAATTAAAGCCGACATTCTGCACATTAACCGAGCTAACACTGCCCAGCTCATGGCTGTCAGGCTAAAACTTAATGAAGCCTTCAACCGTCAACCGAACTGCATCTTTTTTCATccgtttttttatttatttgactttaAAAACTTTTGGAGATTTTGGAACAAAATACTTAGAGGCTGCACTGTATGTGTAGATGAGTGACTTCACATCTGTGCTCATGTTTACTGTATTATGTTccgtgtttgtgtgcatgtacatCCAGCTGCGTTTTGTGAAAGTAAATTAATTGTATACATGAATGACAATGAACCTTGCTATTGAATAACTGATTATATTCCAGATGAGTTTGAGAACTTTCAGAGAATTTATTGAAGTCTTCATTTTTGACAAAACAGCTGCTGCTCTGAAAattaacagttttaaaaaaaaaaaaaagttttgtttttttctccaaagGTGACACCAAGCAAGCTCAAATGAAGCATCTGTGCCTAGGATGAATTTACTTTGGCCTAACTCTTGGTCTCATGATTAAACATTTCTGAATAaactctctctcaaaaatgctTTAATGTTATCTGTATTAATGTCAGGTCAAATTAAAGCTACACAAAAGCTTAGCTAGTGGCTTTAAATAACTGCATTGTACTTAGTTTAAAATGACCACATTTACTGTTTCCATTAATCCACTGTTACTGATTTTGGTGAAATGTGAATACAATATTTGTATTGCACTATTTATTTCGTTTACTCTGGACTAAAGTGCTACAGTCCTAATCCTACATTTTGGCAAGACTACTAAGCAAAACTGAATCACAGAAGACATAAACTTAGTTATAGCTCATCAAAATAgtttaataactttctgttaTTGAACATCTAAATATGGTGCACCTAGAGAATTGTACAAAATGAGTGGATACTCAACCTGTTACCAAATAAGGCATGCATTCATCATACCATCTCAGAGCCACTGCACAGGTTCACTCACATCAACTATACAggatcacacacaaacacgcagcCAGAGTACACATAAGGACATTTACTTGAGATTTGCACCATTATTTGTGGGGGCCAATGAACTATCTGCGTATGTACACAGCATACAGCAAATGCTGACAATTCTCACCTATTCTGACAAAAGCAATATGATAACGTCTGCTGCAACTGCTCGGGTTTCCAGGCACCGTGAGagcaggctgtttttcagaAGGGTTGGACAACAAAGGCAAGAAGTCTCCTTTTTTGTTAATCTCGTTTGTTGAGGCATTCAGGAGCTGAGATTACAGGGTGTCTGGATGCAATCCACTGCGAGGCAGCCCTTACTGGAACGGTAACTCATGACATTCCTCTTCTGTCTCAAAAAGAAGTGGGCATGGTTTCAAAACCCAGCTCGTCCCTCGACATTCATATAATAACCCTGTTATCAGAAAAATGCCAGTATGCAACATCTGAAGTAAGCAtggcataaacataaaaaaaaagccCATCATTTTCTCCAAGGTATCATCTCTTACACTTTTCTCTCAATACAGCCCTcgaatacaaaaataaaataaataatatattcttATATGTATACATAATTGGTCTTGTCACTTTGCCTTGAAATTTCTTCCCTTTAGCTAATATACATCCATAAAATGTTTACAGCAGAGTTACAACATCGTAGTATAGACTCAATAATAAGGGATAACTCATCCATGAAACACGCACACACGTACACTTAGACATGGACACTAAATTTAGACACGTGAAAGGCTGACAGATACATGTAGTTCAAATGGAGTGGAATACAAAGTACGGAGCATCCCAGGCCCTGGTACTAGGTGTGGGCAGATGGATGTGCTGGACATTAGGTCTAGGAGAACTTCGTCAGGGCTTCTAGTAGGAGAGTTCTCTGCTCTTGGTTAGAGTGAGAGAGGGCTAAAGAGCTGACCCAAACAGCTTTCAGCTTTTTTGTTCTTGCTCACGCAGACGGCATCCCACTGCAGTGATCAGGGCAGCACCTTTCCCGCTCCCATCCTCGGACAGCAAGAAGTTCACATTGCACTTGGGGGCGAGTTCCTTCACAGTCTGGTGCATTATCGGGGAGAAACTAAAGCAAGGAagacacagagagtgaaagTTCTGAGTGTCTCATATAATATACTTAAGAAATGaccacagaaacaaacaaacaaaaaatcctGTAATGGTAAGATTaaactatactatactgtaaaATCTGATATTATTAGGTTACATAAGTAAATTTCTGAAGTCTGGACATGCTGTCTGATCTGTGAACGTTAAAAGGTTCACTTTTAAAAGTTACTAATAGAAACAGATCCATCCTAAACTGGCCACTCACTGTGGATGCAGTTTGTAGAGCGTGCCATCCACCCCTACAGTGATGTCCAGATGGTCTAGTCCTCGGTTCTCCCGGATTTTGTCCACAACGGCAGCCATTCCGGCTCCACAGAGCTGTGCGGCTCGGCGTGACACAGCACCACACACTTCCTTCACGATTATACTGTCATCACACGTGCTGTCCAGACCCAAGTGCTGCAGAATGGACCTCACTTGCAGTAGCGCCAGACGATCACTAGGGGGAGCAAAACAAGTTTAAAAGATagaaatggaaatacttcaccaaaaaattgaaaaaaacattatgtaataaataaataaacaagcaaccAAGCAATAATGGACctttgttcatgtatttcaatGATAGGAAACTTAGTATAAAATACCTCTCAATTTGGGACAAGAATTTTGTTTCAAAGATGCCCCTAGTCTTCAGAGTCTCAGAAATCTGGCCCCTGAAGAGGAAGCCACGCTTTGTTAAGTCAATGAGGATGTTTCGCACAATCTCACCCAGGTACATTCCACTGCACATCTTCTCATATCTGAAAACAAAAGGCACCACAATACATGctgttagtgatttttttaatgctacAAAGTACTTAAACAAACCTATATGCGAGGGCAGAACACAGAAATAGGGCATGCActaaatgacattttacataTTCATAAATCATGATCCTGGCCAGGGATAAATTTCCCCAAGGCTTTGCAACAAAAAGGTCATGATTAAGTGGCAGAATGAGGATCATTTTGAATATTCTCTCAAAATATGTGtagtgtgtcacgattggcccctcccagtcctgtccatgtgctcgtgtttacttcccagtcctgtccatgtgcttctgttttggttttcagtcctgccctcttgtttcacgactccacccctgattgtttccacctatttaccacctgtccctcgttgtcctggtttgtatttaaaccctgtgtttgccccttgtgtttgctggtctttgtgcggtttgttggatgtactgatcgaagtgtatgtattgtttgaagagttttgtttatttatggtctgtttggagttctgtgttcattttgtcatgtctgtccctcctgctctccgtattggccatttgaacATGGACtatcttgaccctgattttggatttgcccataataaatctcgcttgtctccacatatgcgtctgCCTGAACATCGCTCCCCATCATCACAAGTGTAGCACATTACTTCTAAAAACAACTATTGCAACCCAATAGTAAGGCAACACACCTAAAGATGGCACAGATCAGATACACAGTATTTGTAGtgagcagcagaaaatgctggatcagatattggaataaaataatttacCTACTTCAATTTTGCAATAAATCAAACATGAAACACCACTGAATTGCAACATAATGTAAAGTGGTTCAAGAAATAAGCACAGCCACGTGCAGCCTAATGCTGACATGCTGACATGAGAACAATGAGTAGCTATCTATTCAGCACGGCATGTGGGGGAGTTGCCATTACATTGGCTGTGTATAAACACTTCATCCTTGTGAATGAGCACCTGAAATTAAGTACTTCAAtttaaaatagctcattttaaagccaaGTAGTTTTTAAAGTATTGGACGAGTTTCTgtattggaaaaataaacagtgcCATCTCTCAAACTAACATTATTTCTTCCATGCTGTATAAGATAtagtatattgtgtatattgtttAAAAAGCTGCACCTCTGTTTGCCAGGGTTGAGGGAGAGATCATCCACAGCTCTGTCATACTGGGTCCTCATATCATCCAGACAGCCACTGTCCCCAAATGCACCCCACTCCATGTTCACACACATCCTGCCCTCATCACCATCCACAGTCTCTATGTTCCTCATCTCTTCCATATAGCAGGCATTGCTGCCCGTTCCTGCAATAAGATGAAGAATGTGAAGAATATGAGGCAATGTCTTATGTGCTCACAAGAACTTAATGTTTCAGAGGAATAAAAAAGGCATTAATGTCGGCAGGCTGAATTTAATAAAATCATCTTAATGTTACGTTGCATGTGAAACTCATGCCTGCTAAACTCATGGGTGTTATAACGTAAGTTACCTGCAATAAGGCCGACCTCACATGTTGGCTCCTCATATGCACATGTCATCATGGTCCCCACTGTGTCATTGACTACTGCTACCACATCTAAGTCAAACTCCTGCAGGTATTATACAAATATTATGTTAGAGTATCTGCACATACTGTGATGTTAAGTTAATTAACTGAAATATAGCCCTAAAGTATCTAAACTGGTAAAAGAAACAATCATGTGAGGGAAACAATTTGCTTGATtccttaaaaatataaaaataacctTAATTGTCCAAATATTAATGTGACAATACTGcatgaatatatgtaaataatggcTCATAGTGCTGTCTCTCACCTCTCTCCTTTTAATTCCCTCCCTCAGGAGGTTGACCACATCCTCTCCTTCACAGTCAGTAGCCTTGAAACCTTTTGTCCAGGTTACGAGGATACCCTGCATGGTAAAGACAACATCAAAACCAGTTTAGAATAACACAGATGTGTTCACAAGGATATTGCCagattagaaaaaaaagagtgtCTGGGTTTATATCTATTGAACAGTCTGTCTCATACAAAACCAATCAATATGAgtgctattaaaaaaaaaaactcacagcATCCAGGCTGGTTTGTCTACAAGGGAAAGAGAAGGTGAAGCCCAAAGGCAGCCGAGCGTTCTTCATGCCCATGTAGTCCAGGAAGTCTGATATGCAGGCAACGATGTGATCAAAGAGCTGTAATCGGTGAGAAAAGAGTACatgaaataatttaattaatcaTTTGCATTCAGCTGTGTTCCCTGAGGGTAAACACAGAGTTAAATGAGACTGAAGCTCTGAGGCTACTCACCTCTTCTCCTGTTCCCTGCATCACTTCTATGGGAATGGCATAGATTTTGTTATGCATCTCCACAGTCCTTCTCTTTCCACTGCGAATCTTCACTAACAGCACCCTAAAGTTTGTGCCTCCAAGATCCAAAGCCAAGAAGTCACCATTTTCTGTAAGAGATAAATACTAAAAGCATTAATAAACACTGCAAATGAAGTGACAAAGATAatcatttttctgtgttttattattattcaagaaaataataaaacaattctAAAAATAATCATACTAGAATTCTCTAAATACTGTATCGCCTCAAGAGTTGCTTTGTGaaacagattttaaactttaatcaTGACTCCTCCTTGCTGATCTAACACACAGTCCATCTGGCTATGACACTGCCTGACCACATCACTAGCAGCAGCAAGCTGAAACTCTGTTAACCTCAGTCTTAGTGTGCTGTCTGGGCTGTGTTTCAGACACCCTTCGACCTCAATCAGCATCAGGAAAGAGGCTTCAAGCTCCGAAAATACTGTACAATGCCACGTCCCTGTATTGAGTAAGCCCAGGATTATAGTCCGCTGCAATGCAGCAGGGATAAAGAGCATTAAATAGGCTGCTGTGTGCAGaatccaaacaggtgttttgtATTATGAGAAAAAGTGACTACACATTTGTGTTGAAAGCAGTGATTCCCAAAGAATATTGCTGCCAGCATTACCTTACAGTTTAAACTAATAAGAGCTGTAGGTATACTGGGTGTATAaatagacaaagagaaaaacagagaaagtgtCATTTATTCGAAGTATCCCAGTTCTGCCCTGTTTCAATTACTACAATCAAGGGTTGTAGTCCTACAATGTAAAACCAGTTTtcttggtcacactttattctAATGGACCCCATTGTTGCCATTGTTGCCAAGCCGAATAgagttaggtttaggtgtagggTTAAGTTTAAGGATACCGTAAGAGTGAGTGTTAAATGTTGGGTTAGGAAAAAGTAAAGTCCAACAGATAATTAGTTGAATGTATGTTAAAGACAATGTGAgcatctacagtgaaccatcGAAATaatgtgttactgtgttctgtagtgtgtgttcagtgcaaAAACACATCTCTGCTACCTGTTCCATCTGGGGTGCTGCGGACATAGGTGGGCAGCATCTTCACGGTAGCTGTGCTTTGAGTCTTCTTGCTCAGGCCGTTCTGGATCTCTGTGAGCATCCTCCTCTTCACCTCTAGCAGCTGTTCCTGGGTGAGGCGGAACTCTGCCAGAGTCTCAGCAATCTGACGGGTCTGGTCAGCCAATCGGGAGGCCCAGGCTGTCACCAAGGCAGCACCTTTCCCACTCCCACTCTCTGAGAGTAGGAAGCGCACGTCACATTCTGGCACCAGACGGCGGACAGTCTTATGCAGCCGGCGGGAATACCTGAGAGGGACACAGGGAAGTAACTGTTTTATGCAGGCAGAGCCAAAAGTGACAAATTCCTTGAATATGAGCCATTTGAAGTTTTTGCACCACATTTCTCACATAATCTATTACAATgatcattaaaacataaaacagaataTATTTTGTAATTCTCTTCTGCATTCACATTCAATCTGTTTACGAAGCAATGACAGCAAGGCTCTTCTCTACAGCCCCTCTGAGAAAACTCACTCTCCAATTACCTATCTAATGCCTTGTGATTCTCAAAAATCTCTGCTGTAATGGTGTTTAAATGTCATCTAAACAGTTTTAAACTCAAGTAAAAT from Pygocentrus nattereri isolate fPygNat1 chromosome 5, fPygNat1.pri, whole genome shotgun sequence carries:
- the hk1 gene encoding hexokinase-1 yields the protein MIAAQLLAYYFTELKDDQVKKIDKYLYSMRFSDETLRDIMSRFRMEMEKGLGRDTNPTATVKMLPTFVRSIPDGSEKGDFIALDLGGSNFRILRVKVSHEKKQTVQMESQNYETPEDIIHGSGSRLFDHVAECLGDFMEKQNIKDKKLPVGFTFSFPCAHTKLDEAVLLTWTKRFKASGVEGMDVVKLLNKAIKKRGDYDADIMAVVNDTVGTMMTCGFDDQRCEVGIIIGTGTNACYMEELRHIDMVEGDEGRMCINTEWGAFGDDGMLEDIRTEFDREIDRGSLNPGKQLFEKMVSGMYMGELVRLILVKMAKEGLLFEGRITPELLTKGKFETKHISAIEKTKEGLTKAKEILTRLGVEPSADDCIAVQHVCAIVSFRSANLIAATLGAILARLKDNKNIPRLRTTVGIDGSLYKMHPQYSRRLHKTVRRLVPECDVRFLLSESGSGKGAALVTAWASRLADQTRQIAETLAEFRLTQEQLLEVKRRMLTEIQNGLSKKTQSTATVKMLPTYVRSTPDGTENGDFLALDLGGTNFRVLLVKIRSGKRRTVEMHNKIYAIPIEVMQGTGEELFDHIVACISDFLDYMGMKNARLPLGFTFSFPCRQTSLDAGILVTWTKGFKATDCEGEDVVNLLREGIKRREEFDLDVVAVVNDTVGTMMTCAYEEPTCEVGLIAGTGSNACYMEEMRNIETVDGDEGRMCVNMEWGAFGDSGCLDDMRTQYDRAVDDLSLNPGKQRYEKMCSGMYLGEIVRNILIDLTKRGFLFRGQISETLKTRGIFETKFLSQIESDRLALLQVRSILQHLGLDSTCDDSIIVKEVCGAVSRRAAQLCGAGMAAVVDKIRENRGLDHLDITVGVDGTLYKLHPHFSPIMHQTVKELAPKCNVNFLLSEDGSGKGAALITAVGCRLREQEQKS